A stretch of Plasmodium knowlesi strain H genome assembly, chromosome: 1 DNA encodes these proteins:
- a CDS encoding erythrocyte membrane-associated antigen, putative — translation MILRRLQKPLASCRYMYIFSLINLLKSASSTLTKPTYAYIHNCNNITLSHPKKTNKSILSNCSNKKNYNAFVCTTYKKYKMNRKFSSSINMNKNNENENVLKDNNNISAFSKNTSDVKNFANFKQSSRSSAFGKRYSHGSKSRSKVSSGSYVGAGIGGSGLGGDSVIGVGRSKYTSSHIYSSNHRTHHPNQINREAGSKYEESSYSLNEAKLNTNANYMNSSVKENRGGGGYPLNSNGPNIQPVNESSKSIQHNTKMSSFSKDNMLRKGVKEESMHGHSGLAPQSSANNVISNMDNAKSGINNNSGNTSGGVHQDNNQVKSTNYRDARNSMSGIGNSRSNSMSGKKTNMEGIKSMSIKDNERFNYLKESRVSTVRYTGRNVYTSNKKNISTYNTNLSTVNNGNLKKGGESACYEQNNFKRETSDNLVNSNVSMAELNKNVGVAIDPNINMNSSDMMNKLSAKDSYGKGEGANNDVNVGANTGNSNRTENSRGGNGRSSNGRNGNGRSSKGHRGGRRRNSNIGANNALANSASVNNAGANNAGVNNAGGNNVGTNNASVNNAGANNAGVNYTDANNAGGNNASGNNLDETNLGLNNPSGSTPSGNSGTGRSGKRGSRRGGNRNRRNSNNSSGAFKSLSMMKSKDEKMNENFDNTMGENEYIQENANNLRGITENQSVHMDGSRNNKMMSYGANTTMGGGRMSNIGVNGVQNMQSMQSMQNVQNMQNMQNMQNIQNMQNIQNMQNMQNMQNMQNMQNIQNMQNIQNMQNMQNMQNMQNMQNIQSMQNVQNVPNMHSAKSPELGMKSSRENEKAIPGAMMNTTRNMSYDNKRNSYMNDANQANAHESKKSESYANYSSSNSMKTMSQMNTMNSMNSVNSAGSMSGLNVPMDEQYSGSKQSCNVRTSTPFANMEADAFQFHDFNEFVTYMYKDENILTLFYIRKNYLKAESREEFVTENDKIKYSIIWSFPNDEKITVTGTHSTKKLSKKVCVKKMLQKLKNISVLEIDQMTKWMINSLNVILKVEHKNMETQMNNNNMYCTSIEWKINNKMYHSMGIHVHEKIAEIIATQNLYMILYDIKDQLVKEMESGKMTSQQGVAGGMNSGKVHENSLFDKMMNNSNNKSYEDNVANKMGGKFDYGKGQIMQNKNMMDAAAPYKNTNPSNNDFNTQGMNNCNTYYNPNDGMLHPSCADNPMMHSMQQGGVPMSGTPGAAVNINPGARAGNSMELANASQVAGNNNLNMNSMNYQNGSSMGGMPIMNDKNIGPGAGADHMNSLNTPGMVPPAPVITDPTELIAYNLTKQDSGSIQMLRNNIASRYKVQQTENFEQVYNLFKCTLQWEWKNGKIACKTKSVGYGTTKNLAKCEAAYDMLVKNNLIEYISSTDRKNAHYIKDLIQKDVNKAMKLAIQFIMQYSSNAWSIFLVYLLRELLIDGNYDHINRLLTTVVEVSKEGRMEADKINESNNSNAGVGSGTNTGKMDGSHSNRSNRISSNGQNHGMYSNNADGENYVDSSSNLFFCNPYIKNRSDNSNYVHKLVSIDLWEKLIDECVVILNDKLCFHCITLLKDVELDYSIFISKCAHDYYKKYRIMLALEFQANLSQSIQEKRDFEYLHENKSLMLKVKSATMPILSFTCTLTLEEKEWMKSTQMREDDIVLLKPCDMMLTDEDAWSSSLIGTITSTKSDNTVYNINVRIFSAENTRKANVKYSKYKLFLLLNIVTHERMLQALRAITFISSIPTTNQSPYVFTPEIRFLILHSYNKYSKHIAQTGKLNHEIAEHEQIKMDFHNNESSKNNAQEDLLTQYSGQAKNPYGDLLNDALNKQIGKTHTDDIDQYLIESINLPTNLPLNDSQKLACLSALTRRLTLVQGPPGTGKTHVACAIIDSWHRQNSNKKILAVADSNVAANNLVEGLKKRNIQAVRVGAGSDSDFHEEAIMDFHRYKDLLKLRKNNLQKEAKVMKALLFLEAVRKYNVVIATCVGSGHEIFDNEKFERVIIDECAQSIEPSNLIPLGHNCTNLVLIGDHKQLPPTIISSDATKLGLDRSLLERFVMAKIAPVHLLTTQRRMHLSICTFPNIHFYDNKLKTENVTEENRPIIKGFLWPNPKCRLAFIDVSLGKPGSKFENAYGTSKFNLYEIEPLIAVLKSIVNEGCVSVDEIGILTAYDAQKVKLKKAVQDAFPYEAACRIEIDSIDGFQGKEKDLILFSAVRSNANNELGFLKDARRLNVMLTRAKRGVILFGDQFTLANDPENWLPWLNWISSKRAVVHITKLNEHLENADYSLIDKLNKINKTVNLKNVNVSDNYFLYGNDTGFSNDYNEPQNYNQNEEANFTVGMNDAKEEVEPVEEIVENWEDLL, via the coding sequence ATGATTTTAAGAAGACTACAAAAACCGTTAGCATCCTGCCgatacatgtacattttttccctaatTAACCTGCTGAAATCAGCATCGAGTACCCTGACAAAGCCTACGTATGCGTACATTCACAATTGCAATAATATTACGTTATCGCATCCCAAAAAAACCAATAAATCAATTTTAAGCAATTGTTCGAACAAGAAAAACTATAATGCTTTTGTATGCACaacttataaaaaatataaaatgaataGAAAATTTTCGAGTTccataaatatgaataagaataacgaaaatgaaaatgttttaaaagaTAATAATAACATCTCTGCATTTAGTAAAAATACCAGtgatgttaaaaattttgcaaactTTAAGCAAAGCAGCAGGAGTTCTGCCTTCGGTAAACGATACAGCCATGGCAGCAAAAGCAGAAGCAAGGTATCTTCCGGCAGTTATGTTGGTGCAGGTATTGGCGGTAGTGGACTAGGCGGTGATAGCGTTATCGGAGTAGGACGCAGCAAGTACACCAGTAGCCATATCTATTCGTCGAATCATCGAACTCACCATCCAAACCAAATCAACAGAGAAGCGGGAAGCAAATATGAAGAATCCAGTTACTCCCTAAACGAAGCCAAGTTAAATACAAATGCGAATTATATGAATTCGAGCGTGAAGGAAAACAGAGGGGGAGGAGGTTACCCCTTGAACAGTAATGGCCCCAACATACAACCCGTCAATGAAAGTAGTAAAAGCATTCAGCACAACACCAAAATGAGTAGCTTTAGTAAGGATAATATGTTGCGCAAAGgcgtaaaggaggaaagtatGCATGGCCACAGCGGCTTGGCCCCCCAAAGCAGTGCCAACAATGTGATAAGCAACATGGATAATGCTAAAAGCGGCATTAATAACAACAGTGGAAATACATCGGGCGGTGTCCATCAAGATAATAATCAGGTGAAAAGCACAAACTACAGAGATGCAAGAAACAGCATGAGCGGAATTGGAAATAGCAGAAGCAACAGCATGAGCggtaaaaaaacaaacatgGAAGGGATAAAGAGCATGAGCATAAAAGACAACGAACGATTTAACTACCTAAAGGAGAGCCGAGTCAGCACCGTCAGGTACACTGGAAGGAATGTCTATACCtcaaataagaaaaatatatctacGTATAACACGAATTTGAGCACCGTGAACAATGGCAACCTTAAAAAGGGTGGTGAAAGTGCCTGTTATGAACAGAACAATTTCAAGAGAGAAACATCAGATAATTTAGTTAATAGTAATGTCAGCATGGCAGAGTTAAATAAAAACGTTGGGGTTGCTATTGATCCCAATATTAACATGAACAGCAGTGACATGATGAACAAACTAAGTGCGAAGGATTCTTACGGAAAAGGCGAAGGTGCCAACAATGATGTAAACGTTGGCGCAAATACCGGAAATAGCAACCGAACTGAGAACTCACGGGGCGGCAATGGTCGAAGCAGTAATGGACGCAACGGAAACGGTCGGAGCTCTAAGGGTCATAGAGGTGGTCGTAGAAGAAACAGCAACATAGGTGCGAATAATGCCCTCGCGAATAGTGCAAGCGTTAACAATGCAGGTGCGAATAATGCAGGTGTGAATAATGCAGGTGGGAATAATGTCGGTACGAATAATGCAAGCGTTAACAATGCAGGTGCGAATAATGCAGGTGTGAATTATACAGATGCAAATAATGCTGGTGGAAATAACGCAAGCGGAAATAACCTTGACGAAACTAACCTTGGCTTAAACAATCCTAGCGGAAGTACGCCCAGCGGAAACAGCGGCACCGGTCgaagtggaaaaaggggaagcaGGAGAGGCGGCAACAGGAACAGGAGAAACAGCAACAACAGCTCGGGTGCGTTCAAGTCCCTCAGCATGATGAAAAGCAaagacgaaaaaatgaatgaaaattttgacaATACAATGGGGGAAAATGAGTACATCCaggaaaatgcaaataatttAAGGGGCATAACGGAGAATCAGTCCGTGCACATGGACGGGAGCAGAAATAACAAGATGATGTCTTATGGCGCGAACACGACCATGGGCGGAGGCCGCATGAGCAACATCGGCGTAAATGGCGTGCAGAATATGCAGAGCATGCAAAGTatgcaaaatgtgcaaaacatgcaaaatatgcaaaatatgcaaaatatacaaaacatgcaaaatatacaaaatatgcaaaatatgcaaaatatgcaaaatatgcaaaatatgcaaaatatacaaaacatgcaaaatatacaaaatatgcaaaatatgcaaaatatgcaaaatatgcaaaatatgCAGAATATACAAAGTATGCAAAATGTGCAGAATGTGCCAAATATGCACAGCGCAAAGAGCCCCGAGCTCGGAATGAAAAGCTCAAGGGAAAATGAGAAAGCAATTCCCGGGGCAATGATGAATACGACGAGAAACATGTCTTACGATAACAAGAGGAACAGCTACATGAATGACGCCAACCAGGCGAACGCGCATGAATCGAAAAAGAGCGAATCGTACGCAAATTACTCCTCCTCCAATAGTATGAAAACGATGAGTCAAATGAACACCATGAACAGCATGAATAGCGTGAACAGCGCAGGAAGCATGAGCGGTCTAAATGTTCCTATGGACGAGCAATACAGCGGAAGCAAACAAAGCTGCAACGTGAGGACCTCGACGCCCTTCGCAAATATGGAGGCAGATGCATTTCAATTTCACGACTTTAACGAATTCGtaacatacatgtataaggatgaaaacattttaacTCTTTTCTACATACGAAAGAATTACCTCAAAGCAGAGTCGCGCGAAGAATTCGTAACcgaaaatgacaaaataaaatattcaaTCATATGGTCTTTCCctaatgatgaaaaaattactgTTACGGGGACACATAGCACAAAGAAGTTAAGCAAAAAGGTGTgcgtgaaaaaaatgctacaaaagttaaaaaacATCTCCGTTTTAGAGATAGACCAAATGACCAAGTGGATGATCAACAGCTTAAATGTGATTCTCAAGGTGGAGCATAAAAACATGGAAACACAAATGAACAATAATAACATGTATTGCACCAGCATAGAATGGAAAATCAACAACAAAATGTATCACTCCATGGGAATACATGTACATGAGAAAATTGCCGAAATTATTGCAACACAGAACCTGTACATGATTTTGTATGACATCAAGGATCAGTTGgttaaagaaatggaaagtggaaaaatgacTAGTCAACAAGGTGTAGCAGGTGGCATGAATAGCGGCAAGGTACACGAAAACAGCCTCTTCGATAAAATGATGAATAACAGCAATAACAAGAGCTACGAGGATAATGTTGCTAATAAAATGGGAGGGAAATTTGATTATGGAAAAGGGCAAATAatgcaaaacaaaaatatgatgGATGCTGCGGCTCCttacaaaaatacaaatccCTCGAATAATGATTTCAATACACAAGGCATGAATAATTGCAACACATATTATAATCCGAATGATGGGATGCTACACCCCTCGTGTGCTGATAATCCAATGATGCACTCCATGCAACAAGGCGGTGTTCCCATGAGTGGTACTCCTGGTGCTGCGGTCAATATTAACCCAGGCGCCAGAGCTGGAAACAGCATGGAGTTGGCAAACGCAAGTCAAGTTGCAGGAAATAATAACCTGAACATGAACTCTATGAACTACCAAAATGGAAGTAGCATGGGCGGCATGCCTATAATGAACGATAAGAATATTGGACCAGGCGCAGGAGCAGATCACATGAACAGCTTGAATACACCTGGAATGGTACCTCCAGCACCCGTCATAACGGATCCAACAGAACTTATCGCCTACAATTTAACGAAACAGGATTCAGGGAGCATCCAAATGCTAAGGAACAACATTGCTTCAAGGTACAAAGTGCAACAAACGGAGAACTTCGAGCAGGTGTATAATTTGTTCAAATGTACACTCCAGTGGgagtggaaaaatggaaaaatagccTGCAAAACTAAAAGTGTCGGTTATGGTACCACCAAAAATTTGGCAAAATGCGAAGCAGCCTACGATATGCTAGTGAAAAATAATCTCATTGAGTACATATCCTCCACAGATAGAAAGAACGCTCATTATATAAAAGATTTAATACAGAAGGATGTGAACAAAGCCATGAAGCTAGCCATTCAGTTTATTATGCAGTATAGCAGTAACGCatggtccatttttttagtttACCTTTTGCGAGAGTTGCTCATAGATGGCAATTATGACCACATCAATAGGCTCCTCACGACTGTAGTGGAAGTCAGCAAGGAGGGAAGAATGGAGGCAGATAAAATCAACGAAAGTAACAATTCCAATGCGGGTGTGGGAAGTGGCACAAACACTGGTAAAATGGATGGCAGTCATTCGAACAGATCGAATAGAATAAGCAGCAACGGTCAGAATCACGGAATGTACAGCAACAATGCAGATGGAGAAAACTACGTAGACAGCTCAAGCAACCTATTCTTCTGCAACCCGTACATAAAGAACAGAAGTGACAACAGCAATTATGTGCATAAGCTCGTGTCCATAGATTTGTGGGAAAAATTAATCGATGAGTGTGTAGTTATTTTAAATGACAAACTCTGCTTCCACTGCATAACCCTCTTGAAGGATGTAGAGCTGGAttactccatttttatttccaagtGTGCTCATgattattataaaaaatacagaatTATGTTAGCCTTAGAATTTCAAGCTAATTTATCACAGAGTATTCAAGAGAAACGAGATTTCGAATATTTGCATGAAAATAAATCGTTAatgttaaaggtaaaaagtgCAACTATGCCAATTTTATCATTCACCTGTACCTTAACattggaagaaaaggaatggatGAAGTCGACACAAATGAGAGAAGACGACATTGTGTTACTAAAACCGTGTGACATGATGCTCACGGATGAAGATGCCTGGTCCAGCAGCCTCATCGGTACCATTACAAGTACAAAGAGTGACAACACCGTTTACAACATCAACGTTAGAATATTCTCTGCTGAAAATACCAGAAAAGCAAATGTGAAGTATAGCAAGTATAAGCTCTTCCTTCTATTGAACATTGTGACACATGAAAGAATGCTACAAGCCCTGAGGGCCATAACCTTTATAAGTTCCATTCCAACAACGAACCAATCGCCCTACGTGTTTACCCCCGAAATTCGGTTCCTCATACTCCACTCGTACAATAAATATTCAAAGCACATTGCACAGACGGGGAAATTGAACCACGAAATTGCTGAGCATGAACAGATTAAGATGGATTTCCACAATAATGAATCGTCCAAAAATAATGCACAAGAAGATTTACTCACCCAGTACAGTGGGCAAGCAAAGAACCCCTACGGAGATTTACTTAACGATGCACTGAACaaacaaattggaaaaacacacacagatGATATTGATCAATATTTAATCGAATCCATCAATTTGCCAACAAATTTGCCGCTAAACGATTCGCAAAAATTGGCTTGCCTTAGTGCTCTAACTAGAAGACTAACCCTTGTGCAAGGACCTCCCGGTACAGGAAAAACCCATGTTGCTTGTGCCATAATTGACAGCTGGCACAGGCAAAATAGTAACAAGAAAATTCTGGCTGTGGCAGATTCCAACGTTGCAGCTAATAACCTTGTCGAAGGActcaaaaagagaaacattCAAGCAGTTCGAGTGGGAGCAGGAAGTGACAGCGATTTTCATGAAGAAGCCATCATGGATTTCCACCGATATAAGGATCTCCTAAagttgagaaaaaataatttacaaaaGGAAGCCAAAGTTATGAAAGCTCTATTATTCCTGGAAGCGGTGAGAAAGTACAACGTTGTTATAGCCACCTGTGTCGGTTCAGGACATGAAATATTTGACAATGAAAAGTTCGAAAGAGTAATTATTGACGAATGCGCACAATCCATTGAACCTTCGAACTTAATCCCGCTGGGACACAATTGCACTAATTTGGTCCTGATTGGAGACCACAAACAATTACCACCAACTATCATATCATCAGATGCTACCAAATTAGGTTTAGATAGATCCCTACTAGAACGATTTGTCATGGCCAAAATCGCCCCCGTTCATTTACTAACCACTCAAAGGCGTATGCATCTAAGTATTTGTACCTTTCCAAATATCCATTTTTATGATAACAAATTGAAGACTGAAAATGTCACCGAGGAAAATCGACCAATTATTAAGGGTTTCTTATGGCCAAATCCAAAGTGCAGATTAGCATTCATAGATGTTTCTCTTGGAAAACCAGGAAgtaaatttgaaaatgcTTACGGTACTTCCAAGTTTAATTTGTACGAAATTGAGCCCCTAATCGCTGTGCTAAAATCTATTGTAAATGAGGGATGCGTATCCGTCGACGAAATAGGAATTTTAACAGCTTATGATGCGCAGAAAGTGAAGTTGAAGAAAGCGGTTCAGGATGCGTTCCCATATGAGGCAGCATGCCGAATAGAAATTGACTCCATCGATGGTTTccaaggaaaggaaaaagatttaattttattttctgctgTTAGATCAAATGCAAATAACGAATTAGGGTTCTTAAAAGATGCGAGAAGATTGAATGTCATGTTGACAAGAGCTAAAAGAGGAGTTATCCTATTTGGAGATCAGTTCACCCTTGCTAATGATCCCGAAAATTGGCTACCCTGGCTCAACTGGATTTCATCCAAAAGGGCAGTCGTACATATCACAAAACTGAATGAACACCTAGAAAATGCAGATTATTCTCTGATAGATAaactgaacaaaataaacaagaCTGTTAATTTGAAAAACGTGAACGTATCCGATAATTATTTCTTATACGGAAATGACACCGGATTTTCGAACGACTACAATGAGCCGCAGAATTATAATCAAAACGAAGAAGCAAACTTCACGGTTGGTATGAATGACGCCAAGGAGGAAGTGGAGCCAGTTGAAGAAATTGTTGAGAACTGGGAAGATCTACtctga